A part of Papilio machaon chromosome 11, ilPapMach1.1, whole genome shotgun sequence genomic DNA contains:
- the LOC106709751 gene encoding uncharacterized protein LOC106709751: MLRNTCIFVLLFAYVVSDSSTYNAPFLKRCKLNDNECMLSSNLQIAMPYIAEGIQEIGISTTDPMILENIIMDTDESVFKFVLPTLKVQGGRKCKVTDFMQNLQESTMKLTLDCPFIGTGTYKFSGKMRVFNIEKEGDFKIHTDSLRTIMTMKMEKTTVNGKKYWNLLSYEFTSEPLESMHIEIDGLFSGELNKARSYLSAVNKDWDSTLQVGKPIADAIVKNTFKTLKSFFLRVPIEDLLA; this comes from the exons atgttgcgAAACACTTGCATATTTGTTCTTCTTTTTGCATACGTGGTCAGCGACTCAAGTACTTACAacg cgcCTTTTCTGAAAAGATGCAAATTAAATGACAACGAGTGCATGTTGTCGTCcaacctgcagattgcaatgCCATACATCGCTGAAGGAATTCAAGAGATCGGCATATCTACCACGGACCCAATGATTTTGGAAAATATAATCATGGACACAGATGaaagtgtatttaaatttgtcttGCCGACTTTAAAAGTGCAAGGTGGTAGAAAGTGCAAGGTGACTGATTTTAT GCAAAATCTTCAGGAGTCTACTATGAAATTGACACTTGACTGTCCATTCATAGGAACAGGCACATACAAATTTTCCGGTAAAATGAGggtatttaatatagaaaaggAAGGAGACTTCAAAATACATACAG attcaTTGAGGACCATTATGACAATGAAGATGGAGAAAACTACTGTCAACGGAAAGAAATATTGGAACCTTTTGAGTTACGAATTCACAAGCGAGCCTTTAGAATCTATGCATATAGAAATTGACGGACTCTTCTCCGGTGAATTGAATAAAG CACGATCATACCTGAGCGCCGTAAACAAAGACTGGGACAGCACGCTCCAAGTTGGAAAACCTATTGCTGACGCCATAGTcaaaaatacctttaaaacCCTAAAATCATTTTTCCTTAGAGTGCCAATTGAGGATCTTCTAgcttaa